In Cyprinus carpio isolate SPL01 chromosome A14, ASM1834038v1, whole genome shotgun sequence, a single window of DNA contains:
- the LOC109077190 gene encoding rap guanine nucleotide exchange factor 2-like isoform X9, translated as MKPLVSSGGHGVSSQADKSPLPADFSRLHLADGIHPQVTHVSSSHSGCSITSDSGSSSLSDIYQATESEPGDMDLSGLPETAVDSEEDDDEEDIERASDPLMSRDIVRDCLEKDPMDRTDDDIEQLLEFMHQLPAFANMTMSVRRELCAVMVFAVVERAGTVVLNDGEELDSWSVILNGSVEVTHPDGRTEILCMGNSFGVSPTMEKEYMKGVMKTKVDDCQFVCIAQQDYCCILNQVEKNMQKVEEEGEIVMVKEHRELDRTGTRKGHIVIKGTSERLTMHLVEEHSVVDPTYIEDFLLTYRTFLPSPMVVGKKLLEWFHDPSLRDKVTRVVLLWVNNHFNDFEGDSAMTHFLEEFEYNLEREKMCGHLRLLNIACAAKAKLRVVTLTKPSREALLSFTLLGGSEKGFRIFIDSVEPGSKAAEAGLKRGDQILEVNGQNFENVPLSKANEILKNNTHLSITVKTNLLVFKELLARPDQDQEQEQEEEPDRKNGAPHIPKIGDIKKASRYSIPDLAVDVEQVMGLEKASKKAKANTVGGRNKLKKIFDKTLTSILPPKPYNDVGVGQSQDDSIVGLKQSKQIPPALPVSGNLSSSNPDLLQSHHRILDFNNQPEAVPINMSDQVLRVFKADQQSRYIMIGKDTTAKEVVAQAIREFALTAAPEAYSLCEVSVTPEGVIKQRRLPEQLSKLADRIQLSGRYYLKSNMETETLCSDEDAQELLRESQISLLQLSTVEVATQLSMRAFELFCAIEPTEYIDDLFKLKTRLTGPPSLKLFEEAINRETFWVATEVVRETNQLKRMKIIKHFIKIALHCRECKNFNSMFAIISGLNLAPVSRLRGTWEKLPSKYEKLFSDLQDLFDPSRNMAKYRNLLNSQNLQPPIIPLFPVIKKDLTFLHEGNDSKVDGLVNFEKLRMIAKEIRHVGRMAAVNMDPALMFRTRKKKWRSLGSLSQGSANAAVLDVTQTGGHKKRVRRSSFLNAKKLYEDAQMARKVKQYLSNLILETNEESLQTLSIQCEPSVNTLPKSSGDRKRPDTSPVVARAAIHQRQQLQKATQALQVPAVALYPSRKKVPVKDLPPFGTSSPQSLKKILSLSEEAGERHRKPTEDSVSNNSSQLSSPPTSPHSSPKKGYGRAGDYLSDSGHSEISSRSSLVSTSSLDMGQDERRHRYGGMAGEIHGSGHRLERRATADPDQYSLGSYSSMQDCRGLYAGATVLSSPSSEELTQDQGDRVSLDAADSGRGSWTSCSSGSHDNIQTMQQGRSWEALAEGAGLWGSRGSWTSACSSSSSAACWGEDSEGDTGTIKRRGGRDVTTDPETSSITSTGSEESRQHSRRPSPITAGNTKAVITRKDGRYRDPPPTPPGYTALTITDVTEGTAHSGRRPPDYTTALQRSRLVSHSPDSQQPPAAGKPTHSSDPRGREEEEAEEVEVEGECLSPKLRDQRRRGPHTAVPPRP; from the exons CCCGAGACAGCCGTTGACTCCGAGGAGGATGACGACGAGGAAGACATCGAACGTGCCTCTGATCCCCTCATGAGTCGAGACATCGTCCGAGACTGCCTGGAGAAAGACCCCATGGACCGAACGGATGATGACATAG AGCAACTGTTGGAGTTCATGCACCAGCTACCGGCCTTTGCCAACATGACCATGTCTGTCAGGAGGGAGCTTTGTGCTGTTATGGTGTTCGCTGTGGTGGAACGGGCCGGCACAGTCGTCCTTAATGATGGCGAAGAG TTGGACTCATGGTCTGTGATTCTGAACGGCTCAGTGGAGGTGACGCACCCAGATGGCCGGACGGAAATCCTGTGCATGGGCAACAGCTTTGGTGTGTCCCCCACCATGGAGAAAGAATACATGAAAGGGGTGATGAAGACCAAGGTGGATGACTGCCAG tttGTTTGCATAGCACAGCAAGATTACTGCTGTATCCTTAACCAAGTGGAGAAAAACATGCAGAAGGTGGAAGAGGAGGGTGAGATTGTGATGGTGAAGGAACACAGAGAGCTTGACCGCACAGGCACCAGAAAAGGACACATTGTCATCAAG GGCACATCAGAGCGTCTTACCATGCACCTTGTAGAAGAGCACTCGGTGGTGGACCCCACCTACATCGAGGACTTCCTGCTTACCTACCGCACCTTCCTGCCAAGCCCCATGGTGGTAGGCAAGAAACTGTTGGAGTGGTTCCATGACCCCAGCCTCAGGGACAAG GTTACACGGGTAGTCTTGCTGTGGGTAAACAATCATTTCAATGACTTTGAGGGTGACTCCGCAATGACGCATTTTCTTGAGGAGTTCGAGTACAATCTGGAGAGAGAG AAAATGTGTGGACACCTAAGACTGTTAAACATAGCATGTGCTGCCAAAGCTAAGCTGCGGGTGGTGACCCTGACCAAACCCTCGAGGGAAGCACTCCTGTCTTTCACCCTGCTGGGGGGTTCAGAGAAGGGCTTTCGCATTTTCATTGACAGCGTGGAGCCAGGCAGTAAAGCTGCAGAGGCCGGCCTTAAACGAGGAGATCAG ataCTAGAGGTCAATGGGCAAAACTTTGAAAATGTGCCGTTATCCAAAGCCAACGAGAttctcaaaaacaacacacacctgTCCATTACTGTGAAAACCAATCTCTTAG TGTTTAAGGAGCTATTGGCCAGGCCTGACCAGGACCAGGAGCAAGAACAGGAGGAGGAGCCAGACAGGAAGAATGGAGCACCTCACATCCCCAAAATCGGGGACATTAAGAAAGCCAGCCGCTACTCCATCCCTGACCTGGCTGTGGATGTGGAGCAGGTCATGGGTCTTGAGAAAGCTAGTAAGAAAGCCAAGGCCAACACCGTgggtggcagaaacaagcttaaGAAGATCTTCGACAAGACACTGACCAGTATTCTTCCACCCAAACCTTACAA TGATGTAGGCGTGGGACAGTCCCAGGATGACAGTATTGTCGGGCTAAAGCAATCAAAGCAGATCCCTCCTGCTCTTCCTGTCAGTGGAAACCTTTCATCGAGCAACCCTGACCTATTGCAGTCACACCATCGCATACTTGACTTCAACAACCAGCCTG AAGCAGTCCCTATAA ACATGTCAGACCAGGTATTGAGAGTGTTCAAGGCAGACCAGCAAAGTCGGTACATCATGATTGGGAAGGACACCACAGCAAAAGAAGTAGTAGCTCAGGCCATCCGAGAGTTTGCCTTGACCGCTGCCCCTGAAGCATATTCGTTGTGCGAGGTGTCAGTCACTCCTGAGGGTGTCATCAAGCAGCGGCGACTACCTGAACAACTCTCCAAACTGGCCGACAGGATCCAGCTGAGTGGAAG GTACTACCTGAAAAGCAACATGGAGACGGAGACACTGTGCTCGGATGAAGATGCCCAGGAACTACTACGAGAGAGTCAGATCAGCCTGCTGCAGCTTAGCACTGTAGAAGTGGCGACCCAGCTGTCAATGCGTGCCTTTGAGCTGTTCTGTGCCATCGAGCCCACCGAGTACATTGATGACCTCTTTAAGCTGAAAACTCGTCTAACCGGGCCCCCCAGCCTCAAGCTCTTTGAAGAGGCCATCAATCGGGAGACCTTCTGGGTGGCCACAGAGGTGGTCCGTGAGACCAACCAGCTCAAACGCATGAAGATCATCAAGCACTTCATTAAGATCGCACTGCATTGCCGCGAGTGCAAGAACTTCAACTCCATGTTTGCCATCATCAG TGGTCTGAACTTGGCACCAGTCTCCAGACTGAGAGGCACATGGGAGAAGTTGCCTAGTAAATATGAGAAGCTGTTTAGTGATCTTCAAGATCTATTTGATCCCTCCAGGAATATGGCAAAGTACCGGAATCTTCTAAACAGCCAGAACCTGCAGCCACCCATCATCCCACTTTTCCCTGTAATCAAGAAGGATCTCACCTTCCTGCATGAAG GAAATGACTCAAAGGTAGATGGTTTGGTGAACTTTGAGAAACTGCGGATGATTGCTAAAGAGATCAGACACGTAGGCAGAATGGCAGCTGTAAACATGGACCCTGCTCTGATGTTCAGAACCAG GAAGAAGAAATGGAGAAGTTTAGG GTCACTCAGCCAGGGCAGTGCCAATGCGGCCGTCCTGGATGTAACCCAGACGGGCGGACACAAAAAGCGGGTCAGACGGAGTTCCTTCCTCAATGCCAAGAAGCTGTACGAGGACGCACAGATGGCACGCAAAGTTAAACAATACCTGTCCAACCTCATCCTGGAGACGAATGAGGAGAGCCTGCAGACACTCTCAATTCAGTGTGAGCCTTCAGTCAACACAT TGCCGAAGAGTTCCGGGGACAGGAAGAGACCCGACACATCGCCCGTAGTTGCACGGGCCGCCATTCACCAGCGCCAGCAGCTTCAGAAAGCCACCCAGGCGCTTCAAGTGCCTGCCGTAGCCCTCTACCCATCACGCAAGAAAGTGCCAGTCAAAGACTTGCCACCATTTG GCACAAGCTCACCACAGTCTCTGAAAAAGATACTGTCCCTTTCAGAGGAGGCAGGAGAGAGACACAGGAAACCAACAGAGGACAGTGTGTCCAACAACTCCTCACAGCTGTCATCTCCTCCCACATCCCCTCACAGCTCACCTAAGAAAG GGTATGGAAGAGCAGGTGACTACCTGTCAGACTCTGGCCACAGTGAGATCTCCTCACGCTCCAGTCTGGTGAGCACCTCCTCCCTGGACATGGGGCAAGATGAACGCAGACATCGATATGGAGGAATGGCTGGGGAAATTCATGGCAGTGGCCACCGTCTAGAACGCAGGGCTACTGCTGATCCTGACCAGTACAGCTTGGG GTCTTACTCATCAATGCAGGACTGCCGGGGTCTGTATGCGGGTGCCACTGTGTTGTCTTCCCCCAGCTCAGAGGAGCTTACCCAGGACCAGGGCGACCGGGTGTCTCTCGATGCTGCTGATTCTGGTCGTGGCAGCTGGACTTCATGTTCCAGCGGCTCACATGACAACATTCAGACCATGCAGCAGGGGCGTAGCTGGGAAGCACTTGCAGAAGGTGCGGGGCTTTGGGGAAGCAGAGGAAGCTGGACATCTGCCTGCTCCTCTTCATCCTCTGCAGCATGTTGGGGCGAGGACTCTGAGGGTGACACGGGAACCATCAAGCGAAGGGGAGGGAGGGATGTGACCACAGACCCAGAGACCAGCAGCATCACCTCCACTGGTTCAGAAGAGTCCAGACAACACAGTCGACGCCCCTCACCCATCACTGCAGGCAACACCAAAGCTGTGATCA CACGGAAGGACGGCCGTTACCGGGACCCTCCGCCAACTCCACCGGGCTACACCGCACTGACCATCACGGATGTAACCGAGGGCACAGCTCACTCGGGCAGGAGACCCCCGGACTACACCACCGCCTTGCAGCGCTCCCGTCTTGTCTCACATTCCCCTGACTCCCAGCAGCCCCCAGCTGCGGGAAAACCCACCCACTCGTCGGATCCCCGGGGCAGAGAAGAGGAGGAGGCAGAGGAGGTGGAAGTGGAGGGTGAGTGCTTGTCTCCCAAACTCAGAGATCAAAGGAGGAGAGGTCCACACACAGCAGTTCCCCCCAGGCCATGA